The Algoriphagus sanaruensis genome window below encodes:
- a CDS encoding carbon starvation protein A, with the protein MSLSLLLLISAIILLLAYRFYGNFVYKKFGLDNSRPAPSHTHRDGIDYEPSKPIVVLGHHFASIAGAGPIVGPIIAVTFGWTPAVIWILVGGIFFGAVHDLGSMAASLRSDGKSIGVIIRNQIGTKGKQLFVIFSFSTLILVIGVFSDIIAKTFVANPGVASASLLFILLAIGFGFVNRWIGNKTVPFILLTIVGVILMYYFVYLGTQIPFALDYKVWILVLLAYAFIASVTPVSLLLQPRDYLNSYLLYGMMIAAVAGVIIANPEIKMDTQIQASSESLGYVFPVLFVTIACGAISGFHSLVASGTTSKQLDQESDAKVVGFGGMLIESFLAIISVGAVVVLSKTEYLERIGTEGPVSLFSTGIGGMIATLGISENFAIGFVALTVSAFALTTLDTCTRLARFTLQEYFEDMPQPAAKVVATNRYLSTFVVVVLSVLLLLSGEFSTLWPIFGSANQLLAALALLTIAVWLIKKNIPATFVTIPMFFMFTVTLASLGLFAWKNYQENGYVLAFIAALLFVLAISLIFLAFKSLKAEAKEPAKA; encoded by the coding sequence ATGAGCCTCTCCCTACTGCTCCTTATTTCTGCCATAATTCTGCTTTTGGCCTACCGATTTTATGGAAACTTTGTCTACAAAAAATTTGGGTTAGATAACTCAAGACCTGCACCTTCCCATACACACCGAGACGGAATAGATTATGAGCCTAGCAAACCAATTGTGGTTTTAGGCCATCATTTCGCATCGATTGCAGGCGCTGGCCCAATTGTAGGTCCGATCATAGCGGTAACTTTTGGATGGACTCCTGCTGTTATTTGGATCCTAGTAGGAGGTATTTTCTTTGGTGCAGTCCATGATTTAGGAAGTATGGCAGCCTCATTGAGATCCGACGGAAAGTCAATCGGGGTGATAATCCGTAATCAAATCGGCACAAAAGGAAAGCAATTATTTGTCATTTTTAGCTTTTCCACTTTGATCCTAGTCATCGGGGTATTCTCAGACATTATCGCAAAGACATTTGTGGCAAATCCTGGAGTAGCTTCAGCCTCCCTTCTATTTATTTTACTCGCTATTGGGTTTGGTTTTGTGAATAGGTGGATCGGCAACAAGACTGTCCCATTCATCCTTTTGACGATCGTCGGAGTAATTCTGATGTACTATTTCGTCTATTTAGGTACTCAAATTCCATTTGCACTTGATTACAAAGTGTGGATTTTAGTCCTTTTAGCATATGCCTTTATCGCCTCTGTCACCCCTGTTTCACTACTGCTCCAACCCAGAGATTATTTAAATAGCTATCTATTATATGGGATGATGATTGCTGCCGTGGCTGGAGTGATTATTGCTAATCCTGAAATAAAAATGGACACTCAAATTCAAGCCTCAAGTGAAAGTTTAGGGTATGTCTTTCCAGTACTATTTGTGACGATTGCATGTGGGGCGATTTCTGGCTTTCATTCTTTAGTAGCATCCGGAACCACTTCGAAGCAATTAGATCAAGAAAGTGATGCCAAGGTAGTCGGGTTTGGAGGAATGTTGATTGAATCCTTTTTGGCCATCATCTCAGTGGGGGCGGTAGTTGTTTTATCCAAAACTGAATATTTGGAGCGTATCGGCACCGAAGGACCCGTTTCGCTTTTCTCAACTGGAATTGGCGGAATGATTGCGACCTTGGGAATTTCTGAAAATTTTGCAATTGGCTTTGTAGCCTTGACTGTTTCTGCTTTTGCCTTAACGACCTTAGACACCTGCACCAGATTGGCTAGATTTACCCTCCAGGAATATTTTGAAGATATGCCACAGCCTGCAGCAAAAGTTGTTGCAACCAATCGATATTTATCCACTTTTGTCGTGGTTGTATTGTCTGTTCTTCTCCTACTTTCCGGAGAATTTTCGACCCTTTGGCCCATTTTTGGCTCCGCCAATCAGTTGTTGGCAGCACTTGCCTTACTTACCATCGCAGTTTGGCTGATCAAAAAAAATATCCCTGCCACATTTGTTACCATCCCCATGTTTTTCATGTTCACGGTGACCTTGGCTTCATTAGGCCTTTTTGCTTGGAAAAATTATCAAGAGAATGGGTATGTATTAGCCTTTATTGCTGCTCTTCTGTTTGTCTTGGCGATTTCTTTGATCTTCTTAGCATTCAAAAGCCTAAAAGCAGAGGCAAAGGAACCTGCAAAAGCTTGA
- a CDS encoding phosphatase PAP2 family protein, giving the protein MRKYSLIYMLAFGMMACSRDLPTELEFESYVFDQVDENGGNWKPILIPSGSSIEIPIPSSINSTAYQEELVQVKSAIQSMSSRQRESLKKWTNNPVVRWNEVALELIAKYNLIPGPNPDGTYPSPDPSNPQGPPAFPFAHPPYASRALAYLSVAQYDGLISAWHYKFLYNRPAAYRVDPSISSAYPSQDVPSYPSEGAVIATSSRKILTAMFPLEAAYLEKLEQEHLESLLLSGAFVESDLEAGIQIGNVVATLALDRASTDGMKHAQTTKAVSDSIANAAFERFGWKWENLESPQRPVGLTPLFGKVKLWNIPNVEANRPGLPPAPGSPEYEADVKRLKDFAKNRTVEQRRIANFWQDGLGTYTPPGHWNDFANRFIVKYRLSTLRSARTLAYLNMAIMDAGISCWDAKYYYHYPRPIQTIDGFETIAGTPNFPSYTSGHSVFSAAAAEVLAYVFPQEATKVRAWAEEAAISRVYGGIHWTFDATVGTQQGKNAANYTLDRARMDGAD; this is encoded by the coding sequence ATGAGAAAATATAGCCTTATTTATATGCTAGCTTTTGGGATGATGGCATGCTCGAGAGACCTACCAACAGAATTAGAATTTGAAAGCTATGTCTTTGACCAAGTAGATGAAAATGGGGGAAATTGGAAGCCAATTCTTATTCCATCAGGTTCATCGATAGAGATTCCGATTCCATCCTCCATTAATTCGACAGCTTACCAAGAAGAACTTGTTCAGGTCAAAAGTGCTATTCAATCTATGAGTTCCCGCCAAAGGGAAAGTCTTAAAAAATGGACCAATAATCCAGTGGTACGCTGGAATGAGGTGGCGCTGGAATTAATCGCCAAGTATAATTTGATTCCCGGACCTAACCCTGATGGCACTTATCCATCTCCTGATCCTTCTAATCCTCAAGGTCCCCCTGCATTTCCCTTTGCTCATCCGCCTTATGCAAGTAGAGCTTTGGCCTATCTTTCTGTTGCTCAATATGATGGATTGATTTCTGCATGGCATTACAAATTCTTGTACAATCGACCGGCTGCGTATCGGGTAGACCCTTCTATTTCATCAGCATATCCATCTCAGGATGTACCGTCTTACCCATCAGAAGGGGCAGTGATTGCTACTTCCTCCCGTAAAATTTTGACTGCCATGTTTCCTTTGGAAGCGGCCTATTTAGAAAAATTGGAGCAAGAACATCTTGAAAGCTTACTTCTTTCGGGTGCATTTGTAGAAAGTGATCTGGAGGCTGGAATTCAAATTGGAAATGTAGTCGCAACCCTTGCCTTGGACCGAGCTTCAACTGATGGGATGAAGCATGCACAGACTACCAAGGCTGTTTCAGATTCAATAGCAAATGCTGCATTCGAGCGATTTGGTTGGAAATGGGAAAATCTTGAGTCTCCTCAACGACCTGTTGGACTCACTCCACTCTTTGGGAAAGTTAAACTCTGGAACATCCCGAATGTGGAGGCTAACAGACCAGGATTACCTCCTGCTCCTGGTTCCCCGGAATATGAAGCCGATGTGAAGCGCTTGAAGGACTTTGCAAAGAATCGAACAGTCGAGCAACGACGAATTGCTAATTTTTGGCAAGACGGGTTGGGAACCTACACTCCCCCGGGCCATTGGAATGATTTTGCAAATCGTTTTATTGTGAAATACCGACTCAGTACTCTGAGATCAGCCCGAACTCTGGCTTACCTAAATATGGCAATCATGGATGCGGGAATCTCCTGCTGGGATGCTAAATATTATTACCATTATCCGAGGCCTATTCAGACTATTGATGGGTTTGAAACCATCGCCGGTACTCCTAATTTTCCAAGCTATACCTCTGGACATTCGGTTTTTTCAGCCGCTGCGGCAGAGGTCTTAGCCTATGTTTTCCCACAAGAAGCCACGAAAGTTAGGGCTTGGGCCGAAGAGGCGGCAATTTCTAGAGTGTATGGAGGAATTCATTGGACCTTTGATGCTACGGTCGGTACCCAGCAGGGGAAGAATGCAGCTAACTATACACTGGATCGAGCTAGAATGGATGGAGCAGATTGA
- a CDS encoding transporter — MKNFYLKFLKGLVMFFVGVQIYTYAQSPTDELMMPQKEICFLVNYEYGQFDQYWEGDFLRKNGTIATVQRRTAMGMAAYGLSLKLNVYLGIPWVSTNSTLPNGGKFAGTSGLQDLSLGIKYQLIEKTHGKGQLTGFASLNFSTPISNYLSDYQPYALGLGTPQLAWRGLAHYKMSKGIYLRGVVGYIWKGYTKAEREYYYNNGSYYTPWMDVPNSWNFHAALGKWFFQNSLRVELTHQVQKSTFGDDIRAYNAPQPTNRVDFTQVGAFAHYYSRQIKGLGLLAYVNQVTTGKNAPKMTSIGVGVTYQFQLLN; from the coding sequence ATGAAGAATTTCTACCTGAAATTCCTCAAGGGACTTGTTATGTTCTTTGTGGGAGTTCAAATCTATACCTATGCCCAATCTCCTACTGATGAGTTGATGATGCCTCAAAAGGAGATTTGCTTTCTGGTAAACTATGAATACGGTCAGTTTGACCAATATTGGGAAGGAGATTTCCTTCGGAAAAACGGTACTATCGCCACTGTACAAAGACGTACGGCGATGGGAATGGCAGCTTATGGTCTCTCTCTAAAACTCAATGTTTATTTGGGAATTCCTTGGGTTAGTACCAATTCTACTCTTCCCAATGGAGGGAAATTTGCGGGGACATCAGGTCTTCAAGACCTTTCCTTGGGAATTAAATACCAATTAATCGAAAAAACGCATGGTAAAGGACAACTTACTGGATTTGCCTCCCTTAATTTTTCGACTCCCATTTCCAATTACCTCTCAGACTATCAGCCTTATGCTTTGGGGCTAGGGACACCACAATTGGCATGGAGAGGATTGGCTCATTACAAAATGTCTAAAGGAATATACCTGCGAGGAGTAGTAGGTTATATCTGGAAAGGGTACACGAAAGCTGAAAGAGAATACTATTATAATAATGGAAGCTACTATACACCTTGGATGGATGTTCCAAACTCATGGAATTTTCATGCTGCCCTTGGTAAATGGTTTTTCCAAAATTCACTCCGAGTTGAACTTACCCATCAGGTACAGAAATCCACTTTTGGAGATGATATTCGAGCATATAACGCTCCTCAGCCAACGAATCGCGTTGATTTTACACAAGTCGGTGCTTTTGCGCATTATTACTCCAGACAGATTAAAGGGCTTGGACTTTTGGCTTACGTCAATCAAGTGACCACTGGGAAAAATGCTCCCAAAATGACATCAATAGGAGTAGGGGTGACCTATCAATTTCAACTTTTAAACTAA
- the infB gene encoding translation initiation factor IF-2 has product MSEEKMMRLGQIARKLNVGTSTIVESLAKRGFEVENNPNSKITMEQVAMLEKEFKSSALEKEEASHLSIGKRHEPISLEPEAPKQEKAPEPAPVAAPVQREEPVQVAPAPKVQAEEPEKITPDAPKLEGIKILGKIDLEKKAPAPAPTPTPAPKAKEERAPERPQAPQLPRQEQPKPIQQQTPAQPKPQAPQPPRQEQPKPVQQQTPAPKPVAPVSAPVVPTPAPKEDEVIAAKADSLKGLTVLGKIELPVEKPKKKGGPVASSDEKGRDKKRPRKRIDKPGGAPAGQQNRPQDNRGGQNRPNQGKGNQKGGNNQQQQQRVQKAEPTQKEIQDQIKQTLARLQGNKPGGGKTKSRRDKRAERDREVEMEGEDSKVLKVTEFISANDLASLMDVSVNQVISTCMSLGMFVSINQRLDAEAITIIGDEFGYDVEFIQSIEDERVEEVEDTEEELEERAPIVTIMGHVDHGKTSLLDYIRMSKVTAAEAGGITQHIGAYDVMTKTGHKIAFLDTPGHEAFTAMRARGAKITDVAIIVIAADDSIMPQTKEAINHAQVAGVPMIFAINKVDKPNARPEKIKEELANMNLLVEDWGGKYQSQDISAKTGQGVDELLEKVLLEAEILELKANPNKNAVGTVIEASLDKGRGYVATIMIQAGTLRIGDVMVAGQHYGRVKAMFDHKGKKLKEAGPSTPVQMLGLSGAPQAGDTIKVYDTEREAREIANSREQIQREQSLRTKKHITLDEIGRRLAIGSFKELNIIIKGDVDGSVEALSDSLLKLSKDEVKVSIIHKGVGQISESDVLLASASDAIIIGFQVRPSSNAKKLAEQEEIEIRHYSIIYDAINQIKDAIEGMLEPEYEEVITGNIIVREVFKISKVGTVAGSYVTDGFITRKNKIRIIRDGIVIHEGEIDQLKRFKDDVSEVKAGYECGISIKNFNNIQIDDTIEGYEMREIKRKK; this is encoded by the coding sequence ATGTCAGAAGAAAAAATGATGCGATTAGGCCAGATTGCCCGAAAACTCAACGTGGGGACATCAACCATTGTGGAGTCTTTGGCCAAGCGTGGCTTTGAGGTAGAGAACAATCCCAATTCCAAAATCACTATGGAGCAAGTGGCTATGTTGGAAAAGGAGTTCAAATCCTCTGCGCTGGAAAAAGAAGAGGCTTCCCACCTTTCTATTGGGAAGCGTCATGAGCCTATATCGCTAGAACCGGAAGCTCCAAAGCAGGAAAAAGCACCTGAACCTGCTCCTGTTGCTGCTCCTGTTCAACGGGAAGAGCCAGTACAAGTTGCACCAGCTCCAAAGGTGCAGGCAGAAGAGCCCGAAAAAATTACTCCTGACGCTCCAAAATTGGAGGGCATTAAGATCCTTGGGAAAATCGATTTGGAGAAAAAGGCCCCGGCGCCTGCTCCAACTCCAACTCCTGCTCCGAAAGCAAAAGAGGAGCGTGCTCCTGAAAGACCTCAGGCGCCTCAACTTCCGAGACAAGAGCAACCTAAGCCTATTCAGCAACAAACACCTGCTCAACCAAAGCCTCAGGCCCCTCAGCCTCCGAGACAAGAACAACCAAAGCCGGTTCAGCAACAAACGCCAGCTCCAAAGCCTGTCGCTCCAGTATCAGCTCCTGTGGTTCCCACTCCTGCTCCTAAGGAAGATGAGGTGATCGCCGCAAAAGCAGATTCGCTTAAAGGTTTGACAGTACTCGGGAAAATCGAATTGCCAGTAGAGAAGCCTAAGAAAAAAGGTGGACCTGTGGCTTCCTCTGATGAAAAAGGACGGGATAAAAAGCGTCCAAGAAAAAGAATTGATAAACCAGGAGGGGCTCCTGCTGGTCAGCAAAATAGACCTCAGGATAACCGAGGTGGTCAAAATAGACCGAATCAAGGAAAAGGAAACCAAAAAGGAGGTAATAATCAGCAACAGCAACAACGCGTGCAAAAAGCTGAACCTACCCAAAAGGAAATCCAAGATCAAATCAAACAGACTCTTGCTCGCCTTCAAGGCAATAAGCCTGGCGGAGGTAAGACGAAATCACGTAGAGACAAGCGTGCTGAGCGTGATCGTGAGGTCGAAATGGAAGGTGAGGATAGCAAAGTATTGAAAGTAACCGAATTTATTTCGGCCAACGATCTCGCTTCTCTCATGGATGTTTCAGTGAATCAGGTGATTTCTACCTGTATGTCTCTTGGAATGTTCGTTTCCATAAACCAACGTCTGGATGCCGAAGCAATCACCATTATTGGGGACGAGTTTGGCTATGATGTAGAATTTATCCAATCCATCGAAGATGAGAGGGTAGAAGAAGTAGAGGATACCGAAGAAGAGCTCGAAGAAAGAGCACCGATTGTGACGATCATGGGACACGTTGACCATGGTAAGACCTCGTTGCTTGATTACATCCGAATGTCAAAAGTAACCGCAGCAGAAGCTGGGGGTATTACTCAGCACATCGGAGCGTATGATGTAATGACGAAAACCGGTCATAAAATTGCCTTCTTGGATACTCCTGGTCACGAAGCATTCACCGCGATGCGTGCTCGTGGTGCGAAAATCACAGACGTGGCAATTATTGTAATTGCAGCGGATGATAGCATCATGCCTCAGACCAAAGAAGCGATTAATCACGCTCAAGTGGCCGGTGTACCGATGATTTTTGCAATCAATAAGGTAGATAAGCCTAACGCGAGACCTGAAAAGATTAAGGAAGAATTAGCCAATATGAATCTCCTTGTAGAAGATTGGGGTGGTAAATACCAGTCTCAAGACATCTCTGCAAAAACAGGTCAAGGAGTTGATGAATTATTGGAAAAAGTCCTTTTGGAAGCTGAAATCCTAGAATTGAAGGCTAATCCGAATAAGAATGCTGTAGGTACTGTAATTGAAGCTTCCCTTGATAAAGGACGAGGCTATGTGGCTACCATCATGATTCAAGCTGGTACCCTTCGAATTGGAGATGTCATGGTAGCTGGACAACACTATGGCCGTGTCAAAGCAATGTTTGATCACAAAGGCAAAAAATTAAAGGAGGCAGGTCCTTCTACGCCAGTGCAGATGTTGGGTCTAAGTGGAGCTCCTCAAGCAGGTGACACCATTAAGGTTTACGATACAGAAAGAGAAGCTAGAGAAATCGCCAACTCAAGAGAGCAGATTCAGCGTGAACAAAGTTTGCGTACCAAGAAGCATATCACCTTGGATGAAATCGGTCGTCGTTTGGCAATCGGAAGCTTCAAAGAACTTAATATCATCATTAAAGGTGACGTGGACGGCTCGGTGGAAGCCCTGTCCGATTCATTACTCAAACTTTCCAAGGATGAGGTGAAAGTGAGCATCATTCATAAAGGTGTAGGGCAAATTTCTGAATCTGACGTATTGTTAGCTTCTGCCTCAGATGCCATTATTATTGGTTTCCAAGTTCGTCCTTCTTCCAATGCCAAGAAGCTTGCTGAGCAGGAAGAAATTGAAATCAGACATTACTCAATCATCTATGACGCGATCAACCAAATCAAGGATGCAATCGAGGGGATGCTTGAGCCAGAATATGAAGAAGTCATTACCGGTAATATTATCGTCCGTGAGGTATTTAAAATCTCGAAAGTCGGAACCGTTGCAGGTTCTTACGTGACCGATGGTTTCATTACCAGAAAGAATAAGATTCGCATCATTCGAGATGGTATTGTAATTCACGAAGGTGAAATCGATCAATTGAAGCGATTCAAAGACGATGTATCGGAGGTAAAAGCGGGTTATGAATGCGGTATTTCGATCAAGAACTTCAATAATATCCAAATCGACGATACTATTGAAGGATATGAAATGCGAGAAATTAAGCGCAAAAAATAA
- the nusA gene encoding transcription termination factor NusA, translating to MDAKILIESFAEFARSKNVDRPTMIRILEDVFRAMIRKKFETDENFDVTINADKGDLEIFRIREIVDDNSEDIWDFDKISLTDAQKIEPDFEIGEEVYEKIELEDFGRRAVQMARQTLIQKIKDLEKDILYNKYEEQIGEIISAEVYQILGREILLIDGEGNELILPKGEQIPKDRFRKGDTVKAIVHRVDMLNGNPKVILSRTSPVFLERLFENEVPEVYDGLITIVKIVREPGERAKVAVESYDDRIDPVGACVGMKGSRIHAVVRELQNENIDVINYTDNLELYVSRALSPAKVSSISVNADTKRISVFLKPDQVSLAIGKGGYNIKLASKLVGYEIDVFRELNEYEEEDVDLNEFSDEIDQWIIDELKKTGLDTAKSVLALTKEDLTRRTELEEETIEEIFRILRQEFEQ from the coding sequence ATGGATGCCAAAATCTTAATAGAATCCTTTGCAGAATTTGCAAGGTCTAAAAATGTGGATCGACCTACCATGATCCGTATTCTGGAAGATGTATTCAGAGCGATGATCCGTAAAAAATTTGAAACGGACGAAAACTTTGACGTAACCATCAATGCAGACAAGGGTGATCTGGAGATTTTCAGGATCAGGGAGATTGTAGATGATAATTCCGAGGATATCTGGGATTTCGATAAAATCAGTCTTACAGATGCTCAAAAAATTGAGCCTGATTTTGAAATCGGAGAAGAAGTGTATGAAAAAATTGAATTGGAAGACTTCGGAAGAAGAGCCGTGCAAATGGCTCGTCAGACGCTAATTCAAAAAATTAAGGATCTTGAAAAAGATATCCTTTACAATAAATACGAGGAGCAAATTGGCGAAATCATCTCTGCTGAAGTTTACCAAATTTTGGGTAGAGAGATTTTGTTAATAGACGGCGAAGGAAATGAGCTGATCCTTCCTAAAGGCGAGCAAATTCCTAAAGACAGATTCCGCAAAGGAGATACTGTCAAAGCAATTGTTCACCGTGTAGATATGCTCAATGGCAATCCGAAGGTAATCCTTTCTCGTACGTCGCCGGTTTTCCTTGAGCGATTGTTTGAAAATGAAGTTCCTGAAGTTTATGATGGATTGATAACCATCGTAAAAATCGTGAGAGAACCAGGAGAAAGAGCGAAAGTAGCCGTGGAATCCTATGATGACCGAATTGATCCAGTAGGAGCTTGCGTCGGAATGAAAGGATCTCGTATCCATGCTGTCGTGCGTGAACTTCAGAATGAAAATATTGATGTGATCAATTACACAGACAACCTAGAGCTTTATGTTTCAAGAGCATTGAGTCCAGCCAAGGTGTCTTCTATTTCTGTGAATGCCGACACGAAAAGAATCTCTGTTTTCCTAAAGCCTGACCAAGTATCTCTTGCGATAGGTAAAGGTGGATACAATATCAAACTTGCCAGCAAACTGGTAGGCTATGAGATTGATGTATTCAGAGAGTTAAACGAATACGAGGAAGAAGATGTGGATCTAAATGAATTCTCTGATGAAATTGATCAGTGGATCATTGATGAGCTCAAAAAGACAGGCTTAGATACTGCGAAAAGTGTTTTGGCTTTGACAAAAGAAGACCTTACTCGTCGTACTGAGCTAGAAGAGGAGACAATCGAAGAGATATTCCGAATTCTAAGACAAGAATTTGAACAATAA
- the rimP gene encoding ribosome maturation factor RimP codes for MSGLTKQIENLVLNHLPDESFFIVDIQTEEKAGKIKLVILIDSDEGITIEACAKVSRAISEELETSDLFPQAFILEVSSPGLDFPLGSPRQYKKNIGRDLKILLQSGSEISGKLLEVDENQIKLAVRKKEKGKKAIEEEMTFALNEIKKSTVQVSFK; via the coding sequence ATGAGCGGATTGACTAAGCAAATAGAAAATTTGGTTTTAAATCATCTTCCAGATGAATCCTTTTTCATTGTAGATATCCAAACAGAGGAAAAAGCTGGAAAAATTAAATTGGTAATCTTAATCGATTCCGATGAAGGAATTACCATCGAAGCTTGCGCAAAAGTGAGTCGAGCAATTTCAGAAGAATTAGAAACGAGCGACTTGTTCCCTCAAGCTTTTATTCTTGAAGTTTCTTCACCTGGATTAGATTTTCCTTTAGGCTCGCCCCGACAGTACAAAAAAAATATTGGCAGGGATCTAAAAATCCTTCTTCAAAGCGGCTCGGAGATTTCGGGAAAGCTTCTTGAGGTGGATGAAAATCAAATCAAACTGGCAGTTCGAAAAAAAGAAAAGGGCAAAAAGGCCATCGAAGAAGAAATGACCTTTGCCTTAAATGAAATTAAAAAATCAACCGTACAAGTATCTTTTAAATAA
- a CDS encoding rod shape-determining protein has protein sequence MGLFDFFSSDIAIDLGTANTLIIHKDKIVVDEPSIIAIDKTNNRVLAVGREAMNMHEKTHENIKTIRPLKDGVIADFYAAEQMIRGLIKMIPGQKKGMFPQSHRMVICIPSGITEVEKRAVRDSAEHAGAKEVYMIYEPIAAAIGIGIDIEKPMGSMIVDIGGGTTEIALIALSGIVADQSIRVAGDTFTKDILDYMRRQHNLLIGERSAEKVKIAIGSALTELDEAPEDYEIRGRDLMTGIPKVIKVSYSEIAFALDKSVSKIEEAVLKALEIAPPELSADIYDNGIHLTGGGALLKGLDKRLHQKTKLPIHIAEDPLRAVVRGTGTALKNIQNFRTVLMT, from the coding sequence ATGGGATTATTCGATTTTTTCTCTAGTGATATAGCCATTGACTTGGGTACTGCAAATACCCTGATCATTCACAAAGACAAAATTGTGGTTGATGAACCTTCTATCATAGCAATTGACAAAACCAACAATCGAGTTTTGGCTGTAGGAAGAGAAGCGATGAACATGCACGAAAAAACGCATGAAAACATCAAAACTATCCGCCCTCTAAAAGACGGAGTAATTGCAGACTTCTACGCAGCAGAGCAAATGATCCGAGGTTTGATCAAAATGATCCCCGGTCAGAAAAAAGGAATGTTTCCCCAATCTCACCGAATGGTGATTTGTATTCCTTCTGGAATCACGGAAGTTGAAAAGAGAGCTGTTCGTGACTCTGCAGAACATGCTGGTGCCAAAGAAGTCTATATGATCTACGAACCGATTGCTGCGGCGATTGGTATTGGGATTGATATTGAAAAGCCAATGGGCTCAATGATCGTAGATATCGGTGGTGGTACCACAGAAATTGCCTTGATTGCTTTGTCTGGAATTGTAGCGGATCAGTCGATTCGAGTGGCTGGTGATACTTTCACCAAAGATATCCTTGACTACATGAGAAGACAGCACAACCTTCTCATAGGTGAACGATCTGCAGAAAAAGTAAAAATCGCGATCGGATCTGCATTAACTGAATTGGATGAAGCTCCAGAGGATTATGAAATCCGTGGTCGTGACCTTATGACAGGTATTCCAAAGGTGATTAAAGTTTCATACTCCGAAATTGCTTTTGCACTCGATAAATCTGTATCCAAAATCGAAGAAGCGGTATTGAAGGCCCTAGAAATTGCCCCACCAGAACTTTCTGCTGACATCTATGATAATGGAATTCACCTAACCGGCGGTGGTGCATTATTGAAAGGACTGGATAAGCGTTTACACCAAAAGACCAAATTACCGATCCACATTGCTGAGGATCCATTAAGAGCTGTGGTCAGGGGAACTGGAACAGCCCTTAAAAATATCCAAAACTTCAGAACCGTATTGATGACCTGA
- the mreC gene encoding rod shape-determining protein MreC — protein sequence MLRILQFLYSIRAFLLFVFLEVVAVWLIVSNNSPQGAAFFNSSNEVVGSILKKQADVVQFFALAEANEALTEENSELLTEVLRLTSRPDSSRIMLDSALEATFEFRVARVIGNSLRFSQNYLTLNKGAKDGIKPGMGVFDSRGVIGRVKTVSENYSVAFSLLNTSLLVSSKIKSNDVFGSVQWDGKDTEFAKLLYIPRHVKAQAGDTVITSGFNAVFPEGIAIGIISEVQPDEENSNYLDIKVKLSADFSKVTFVYLVENNQIAELDSLNKQAEITNEY from the coding sequence ATGCTACGCATCCTACAGTTCCTTTATTCCATAAGGGCTTTTCTACTATTTGTTTTTCTAGAGGTGGTCGCCGTTTGGCTGATTGTCTCCAATAATTCTCCTCAGGGTGCTGCGTTTTTCAATAGTTCAAATGAGGTCGTCGGCTCTATCCTAAAGAAGCAAGCTGATGTGGTTCAGTTTTTTGCTCTGGCAGAGGCCAACGAAGCACTGACTGAGGAAAATTCCGAACTCTTGACAGAAGTTTTGAGATTGACTTCAAGGCCAGACAGCAGTCGGATAATGCTCGATTCAGCACTTGAAGCCACTTTTGAATTTAGGGTTGCCCGAGTAATTGGGAATTCACTTCGCTTTTCTCAAAACTATCTTACGCTAAATAAAGGGGCTAAAGATGGCATAAAACCCGGAATGGGGGTATTTGACTCCAGAGGAGTAATCGGCCGGGTGAAGACCGTTTCGGAAAATTATTCTGTCGCTTTCTCCTTACTCAATACAAGTCTTTTGGTGTCCTCCAAGATAAAATCAAATGACGTATTTGGGTCTGTCCAGTGGGATGGCAAAGACACGGAATTTGCCAAGCTACTTTACATTCCTCGTCATGTGAAAGCTCAGGCTGGTGATACGGTCATTACTTCTGGCTTCAATGCGGTTTTCCCGGAAGGGATTGCTATTGGAATCATTTCAGAAGTACAGCCCGATGAGGAAAACTCAAATTATTTAGACATTAAAGTCAAGCTCAGTGCAGATTTCAGCAAGGTGACCTTTGTATATCTTGTTGAAAATAATCAAATCGCCGAACTGGATTCTTTGAACAAACAGGCCGAAATCACCAATGAATATTAG